In Leptolyngbya sp. SIO1E4, one DNA window encodes the following:
- a CDS encoding NADH-quinone oxidoreductase subunit M, which produces MLSALILIPLLGALVISLWPRHWAGQKVWQVSLGIQALSLIWAIVLAARFDIHQSGLQFLESLPWIDALGLTYQLGVDGLSLPLLLINSLLGGIAVYASAATIQRPRLYFSLILLINAAVAGAFLSQNLLLFFIFYELELIPLYLLIAIWGGARRGYAATKFLIYTATSGALILGGFLGLVWLGGGTTFNYDVSLAQSLTLLQQGILLSAILIGFGIKIPLFPFHTWLPDAHVEASTPVSVLLAGVLLKLGTYGLVRFGLQLFPEAWRAFSPWLASWAVVSVLYGSLAAIAQKDMKKMVAYSSIGHMGYVLLAAAAATPLAILGTVMQMVSHGLISGLLFLLVGVVYVKTGTRDLDLLRGLLNPERGLPIIGSLMILGVMASAGIPGMVGFISEFVVFRGSFLVFQTQTLLCMIGSGLTAVYFLLLVNRAFFGRLAVAPPNDQVAPDILLPPVAWHDRLPAIVLAIVIVVLGLQPNWLSRWSEVTTIAMRSPSPEIIQISSSL; this is translated from the coding sequence CTCTGGCCAAGGCACTGGGCAGGGCAAAAAGTTTGGCAAGTTTCTCTGGGTATCCAGGCCCTTTCTTTAATCTGGGCAATTGTCCTGGCAGCACGATTCGACATCCACCAGTCAGGGCTGCAGTTTCTGGAATCCTTGCCGTGGATCGACGCCCTAGGTCTGACCTACCAGCTAGGGGTAGATGGTCTGTCTTTGCCATTGCTGCTGATTAACAGCTTATTGGGGGGCATTGCCGTCTACGCCAGTGCGGCGACCATTCAACGCCCCCGTTTATATTTCAGCCTGATTTTATTGATTAATGCAGCGGTAGCAGGGGCCTTTTTATCCCAGAATCTGCTGCTGTTCTTCATTTTCTATGAACTAGAGCTGATCCCGCTTTATTTGCTGATTGCGATTTGGGGTGGGGCGCGGCGCGGCTATGCCGCTACCAAGTTCTTGATTTATACCGCCACCTCAGGTGCCCTCATTTTGGGGGGGTTTTTAGGGCTGGTATGGCTGGGAGGGGGGACTACGTTCAACTATGACGTGTCCTTAGCGCAGTCGCTGACGCTCCTTCAGCAGGGGATTTTACTCAGTGCCATTTTGATCGGCTTTGGCATCAAAATTCCTCTCTTTCCTTTTCACACCTGGCTCCCAGATGCCCACGTCGAAGCCTCAACCCCCGTATCAGTCCTATTGGCTGGGGTGCTCCTGAAGCTAGGAACCTATGGGCTGGTGCGCTTTGGCTTACAGCTATTTCCAGAAGCCTGGAGGGCGTTCTCTCCCTGGTTGGCAAGCTGGGCAGTGGTCAGCGTGCTGTATGGCTCTTTGGCCGCGATCGCTCAGAAAGACATGAAAAAGATGGTGGCCTACAGCTCAATTGGCCACATGGGCTATGTCTTATTAGCCGCCGCTGCCGCAACCCCCTTAGCCATCCTAGGAACCGTGATGCAAATGGTGAGCCACGGTCTGATTTCAGGGCTGCTGTTTTTGCTGGTGGGTGTTGTCTATGTCAAAACCGGAACCCGCGATTTAGATTTGTTGCGGGGCTTGCTAAACCCTGAGCGGGGCTTGCCAATTATTGGCAGTTTGATGATTTTAGGGGTTATGGCCAGTGCTGGCATTCCGGGTATGGTGGGCTTCATCTCAGAATTTGTGGTGTTCCGAGGCAGCTTTTTAGTCTTTCAAACCCAGACGCTACTTTGCATGATTGGCTCTGGTTTAACCGCGGTCTACTTTCTGCTTCTGGTGAATCGAGCTTTCTTTGGGCGGTTAGCTGTGGCTCCCCCGAATGATCAGGTCGCCCCCGATATACTGCTGCCGCCTGTGGCGTGGCATGATCGTCTCCCAGCTATCGTGTTAGCCATCGTCATCGTGGTGCTGGGGCTACAGCCTAACTGGCTTAGTCGGTGGAGTGAAGTCACGACCATCGCCATGAGATCGCCCAGCCCAGAAATTATTCAGATTTCTTCTTCGCTGTGA